A single genomic interval of Bacillota bacterium harbors:
- a CDS encoding MBL fold metallo-hydrolase, whose amino-acid sequence MNDFVPEGVTSLRLPTPYPVGPVNCYLVRGELPTLVDTGPPTEEAWAALVPFLEEQGLYPGECWQVVITHAHQDHFGLGERLRSRFGIRVLAPRATSRWLLPGRVQEWEDFLTDFLPRVGVPGEVLRQLKRVRFGLADFRVECGPDGWLDPGSTVQMGDDEWLVIPVPGHSSCSTGFLRKKDGTFLGGDALLLDTYGHSLIEPATTGAGWYRGMADQVASLERIRHLGVERVLPGHGEPIASPASFASSRLRYLRGRQEAVAGLLMEGEKTPYQVCLSLYPHLSWVELLSGLWEAMGYLDLLEQRGEAVGEETGGKLYYRAL is encoded by the coding sequence GTGAACGATTTTGTCCCGGAAGGGGTAACGTCTCTGCGTTTACCCACCCCCTACCCGGTGGGGCCGGTCAATTGCTATCTCGTGCGGGGCGAATTGCCCACTCTGGTAGACACCGGTCCCCCTACTGAGGAGGCCTGGGCCGCCCTGGTGCCGTTTCTGGAAGAGCAGGGGTTGTATCCGGGTGAGTGCTGGCAGGTAGTGATAACCCATGCTCACCAGGATCATTTTGGCCTCGGTGAGCGCCTCCGGAGCCGGTTCGGGATCAGGGTGCTGGCGCCGCGGGCAACATCACGCTGGCTGCTGCCGGGCAGAGTCCAGGAGTGGGAAGACTTCCTCACCGATTTCCTCCCTCGGGTGGGCGTACCGGGCGAGGTGCTGCGCCAGTTGAAGAGGGTGCGGTTTGGGCTGGCTGACTTCCGGGTGGAGTGCGGGCCCGACGGATGGCTCGACCCGGGGAGCACGGTTCAGATGGGGGATGACGAGTGGCTGGTGATCCCCGTTCCCGGGCATTCTTCCTGTTCCACAGGGTTCTTGCGCAAGAAGGATGGGACTTTTTTGGGCGGTGATGCCCTGCTCCTTGACACGTATGGTCACAGCCTCATCGAGCCGGCGACCACGGGGGCGGGATGGTACCGGGGAATGGCCGATCAGGTGGCGAGTCTGGAGCGCATCCGTCACCTGGGTGTGGAGCGAGTGCTCCCCGGCCACGGGGAACCCATCGCTTCGCCCGCTTCCTTTGCGAGCTCCCGTCTCCGCTACCTGCGGGGCCGCCAGGAAGCGGTGGCGGGCCTGCTGATGGAGGGGGAGAAGACTCCCTACCAGGTATGCCTTAGCCTCTATCCCCACCTGAGCTGGGTGGAGTTGCTCTCCGGCCTGTGGGAAGCGATGGGTTACCTGGATCTCCTGGAACAACGGGGAGAGGCCGTGGGGGAGGAAACAGGGGGCAAGTTGTATTACCGTGCCCTTTGA
- a CDS encoding thiolase family protein, which produces MTDVVIVSAVRTAVGRFGGSLRDVSPEKLGARVMEEALSRAGVEGRELGDVIMGCVLQTNDAPNLARVAALWAGIPIEVPAYTVHRQCGSGLQAVICGVHAIACGEARVVLVGGVESMSRAPYYVNEMRWGARLGHVTFYDPFVRNAESCSPTELFGYVNMGLTAENLAEKYSITREEQDAFALASHHKAVVALGEGRFREQVVPVLVPQPRAKEPLVFERDEGPRPDTSMEALGRLPPVFKKDGTVTAGNSCPMNDGAAALVLMPSGLAEARGVEPLGRVVSWAVAGVDPRYMGIGPVPAIRMALERARLGLDQVDVIELNEAFAAQALAVLKELGLEGDPRVNPNGGAIALGHPVGATGAILLVKLLYEMRARGARRGLVTLCIGGGMGIAMIVEAV; this is translated from the coding sequence GTGACGGATGTGGTCATTGTCTCCGCGGTGAGGACGGCCGTGGGCAGGTTCGGGGGGTCGCTGCGGGACGTCTCCCCGGAGAAGCTGGGGGCGCGGGTGATGGAGGAGGCTCTTTCCCGGGCGGGGGTCGAAGGCCGGGAACTGGGCGACGTCATCATGGGGTGCGTGCTCCAGACCAACGATGCCCCCAACCTGGCGCGGGTGGCCGCGCTCTGGGCGGGCATCCCCATCGAGGTGCCCGCCTACACCGTCCACCGGCAGTGCGGCTCGGGGCTGCAGGCGGTGATATGCGGCGTGCATGCTATCGCCTGCGGGGAAGCCCGCGTGGTGCTGGTGGGAGGGGTCGAGAGCATGTCCCGCGCCCCGTACTACGTCAACGAGATGAGGTGGGGGGCACGCCTGGGGCACGTGACTTTCTACGATCCCTTCGTCCGCAATGCGGAAAGCTGCTCTCCCACCGAACTCTTCGGCTACGTAAACATGGGGCTGACGGCAGAGAACCTGGCCGAGAAGTACTCCATCACCCGGGAGGAACAGGACGCCTTTGCGCTGGCCAGCCACCACAAGGCCGTGGTCGCCCTTGGCGAAGGTCGTTTCCGCGAACAGGTGGTCCCCGTGCTCGTGCCCCAGCCCAGGGCAAAGGAGCCCCTGGTTTTCGAGCGGGACGAGGGTCCCCGCCCTGACACCAGCATGGAGGCCCTGGGCCGGCTGCCACCGGTGTTCAAGAAGGACGGCACCGTGACGGCGGGGAACTCCTGCCCCATGAACGACGGGGCGGCGGCCCTGGTGCTCATGCCCTCCGGACTGGCGGAGGCGCGGGGGGTGGAGCCGCTGGGGCGGGTGGTCTCGTGGGCGGTCGCCGGGGTGGACCCCCGGTATATGGGCATCGGACCGGTCCCCGCCATCCGCATGGCACTGGAGCGGGCGCGGCTGGGCCTCGACCAGGTGGATGTGATCGAACTGAACGAGGCATTTGCCGCCCAGGCCCTGGCCGTCCTGAAGGAGCTGGGTCTGGAGGGCGATCCCCGCGTCAATCCCAACGGAGGGGCCATCGCCCTGGGGCATCCCGTGGGTGCCACGGGGGCGATCCTGCTGGTCAAATTGCTGTACGAGATGCGGGCCCGGGGGGCGCGGCGCGGCCTGGTGACGCTATGCATCGGCGGCGGGATGGGCATCGCCATGATCGTGGAAGCCGTCTAG
- a CDS encoding enoyl-CoA hydratase-related protein: protein MAYNNILVDREPPLLTITVNRPPANALSRATIAELRQAIDEAAQDEEVRVIIITGSGHYIFIAGADVSEFPTLDEQSGRELLESGHALFTAIETLPKPVIAAINGTCLGGGLELAMACDIRVAVESARFGQPEINLGIMPGWGGTQRLPRLIGKGRAMELLITGDMIKAPEAQRIGLVNRVVPEGELMAQTKNLARKLAAQAPVAIATMKKVVFEGMGQPLPEALKTEMAGFLHLFGTEDAKEGISAFLGKRKPQFKGR from the coding sequence ATGGCGTACAACAACATTCTCGTGGACCGCGAACCGCCTCTTTTGACCATCACCGTCAACCGGCCCCCGGCCAACGCCCTGAGCCGGGCCACCATCGCCGAATTGAGGCAGGCCATTGACGAGGCAGCCCAGGATGAGGAGGTACGGGTGATCATCATCACGGGCTCCGGACACTACATCTTCATCGCGGGCGCGGACGTTTCCGAGTTTCCCACCCTGGACGAACAGTCGGGACGGGAACTCCTGGAAAGCGGCCACGCCCTCTTCACCGCTATCGAAACCCTGCCCAAGCCCGTGATCGCAGCCATCAACGGGACCTGCCTGGGTGGCGGCCTGGAGCTGGCCATGGCCTGCGACATCCGGGTGGCGGTGGAGTCGGCCCGGTTCGGCCAGCCCGAGATCAACCTGGGGATCATGCCCGGCTGGGGAGGAACCCAGCGCTTGCCCCGCCTGATAGGTAAGGGGCGGGCCATGGAGTTGCTGATCACCGGTGACATGATCAAGGCTCCCGAGGCGCAGCGGATCGGGCTGGTGAACCGGGTGGTACCAGAGGGAGAGTTGATGGCCCAAACCAAGAACCTGGCCCGCAAGCTGGCAGCCCAGGCGCCGGTGGCCATAGCCACCATGAAGAAGGTGGTGTTTGAGGGGATGGGGCAGCCCCTGCCCGAGGCCCTCAAGACGGAGATGGCCGGTTTCCTTCACCTGTTCGGCACCGAAGATGCCAAGGAGGGCATCTCCGCTTTCCTGGGCAAGCGCAAGCCGCAATTCAAGGGTCGCTGA
- a CDS encoding 3-hydroxyacyl-CoA dehydrogenase family protein: MDEKQAQLLVDRFLLAGFVEACRLLDEGIASARDIDLAMRAGAGYPQGPLAWADSMGLDVVLSKLEELYPRYGEAFAVPERLRTMVARGELGRKTHKGFFEYTGGEG; the protein is encoded by the coding sequence ATGGACGAGAAGCAGGCCCAGTTGCTGGTCGACCGTTTCCTGCTGGCGGGTTTTGTGGAAGCATGCCGTCTCCTGGACGAGGGGATCGCCTCCGCCCGGGACATCGACCTGGCCATGCGGGCAGGGGCCGGCTATCCCCAGGGTCCCCTGGCCTGGGCGGATAGCATGGGCCTGGACGTGGTGCTGAGCAAGCTGGAAGAGCTGTATCCCCGCTACGGGGAGGCTTTTGCCGTACCCGAGAGGTTGCGCACCATGGTGGCACGCGGGGAACTGGGCAGGAAGACACACAAGGGCTTCTTCGAATACACGGGCGGGGAAGGGTAG
- a CDS encoding 3-hydroxyacyl-CoA dehydrogenase family protein translates to MYIFKAAVVGAGAMGAEIAQVISWSGLPVVLKDVDQAMLDRGMERIRGIYKRRVDRGRMTPAEMEQKMALVTPTLTYDQFGDVDLVIEAVPEKMELKKKVFAELDKVTPSTTILASNTSALSISEMAAVTSRPQRVLGLHFFYPAAVMKLVEVIAGRETSEETVDTAVEFVESLRKLPVRVKECPGFLVNRVLLAAMMQVIHFQLETGVPYEEVDAVIKERAGAPMGPFTLADTLGLDVVLDVCKTLEKLGPRFAAPAPFEQMVKEGKLGVKSGQGFYSYTK, encoded by the coding sequence GTGTACATCTTCAAAGCGGCGGTGGTAGGAGCCGGGGCCATGGGAGCCGAGATCGCCCAGGTGATCTCCTGGAGCGGGCTTCCCGTGGTCCTCAAAGACGTGGACCAGGCCATGCTGGATCGGGGGATGGAACGCATCCGGGGGATATACAAGCGCCGCGTGGACCGGGGGCGCATGACTCCCGCCGAGATGGAGCAGAAGATGGCCCTGGTCACCCCCACCCTCACCTACGACCAGTTCGGGGACGTGGACCTGGTGATCGAAGCGGTTCCCGAGAAGATGGAGCTTAAGAAGAAGGTCTTTGCGGAGCTGGATAAAGTCACGCCCAGCACCACCATCCTGGCCTCCAACACCTCGGCTCTGTCTATTTCCGAAATGGCGGCGGTCACTTCCCGGCCCCAGCGGGTGTTGGGGCTGCACTTCTTCTACCCGGCCGCGGTCATGAAGCTGGTGGAAGTGATCGCGGGCAGGGAGACCAGCGAGGAGACCGTGGACACGGCAGTCGAATTCGTGGAGAGCCTGCGCAAGCTCCCCGTTCGGGTCAAGGAGTGCCCGGGCTTCCTGGTGAACCGCGTGCTGCTGGCGGCCATGATGCAGGTCATCCACTTCCAGCTCGAAACCGGGGTGCCGTACGAGGAAGTGGACGCGGTGATCAAGGAGCGGGCGGGTGCGCCCATGGGTCCCTTTACCCTGGCCGACACCCTGGGGCTGGACGTGGTGCTGGATGTGTGCAAGACCCTGGAGAAACTGGGCCCGCGTTTCGCTGCTCCGGCTCCTTTCGAGCAGATGGTCAAAGAGGGCAAGCTGGGCGTCAAGTCCGGCCAGGGGTTTTACTCGTACACGAAGTAG
- a CDS encoding thiolase family protein encodes MAEAVIVAAARTPVGNFGGAFRDVPATQLGVVVAKALVERARLDPGMLDEVICGVGGMVPKESNIARQISLFAGFPIEVPAFTVQRNCAAGLQALVSASQLIRLGEAEVVMALGAENMSQAPYQVHGARWGLRLRHGVFSDALWEGLTDGYTGLLMGETAENLVDQFGFTRRQLDEVALASHQKAFRAQRMGKFKEEIVPVEVPPRRPGDQPEVVAQDEGPQAGLSLERLAMAPAVFRKGGSVTPGNSCPMNDAAAGVLLMSEKKAGELGLEPLAWVKSWGFAGVDPRIMGIGPVPATRKALARAGLELGDIELIEINEAFAAQYLACREMLGFSDEIANVNGGGLALGHPIGATGLRLINTLVYEMRRRGARYGLATMCVGGGQGGAVIVERRA; translated from the coding sequence ATGGCAGAAGCGGTAATAGTTGCTGCAGCCCGTACACCGGTGGGTAACTTCGGGGGGGCGTTCCGGGACGTTCCCGCCACCCAGCTGGGGGTGGTGGTGGCCAAAGCCCTGGTGGAAAGGGCCCGGCTCGATCCCGGCATGCTGGACGAGGTGATATGCGGCGTAGGAGGCATGGTCCCCAAGGAGTCCAACATCGCTCGCCAGATCTCGCTGTTTGCCGGATTTCCCATCGAGGTGCCGGCATTCACGGTGCAGCGCAACTGCGCGGCTGGCCTGCAGGCGCTGGTCTCCGCCAGCCAGTTGATCAGGCTGGGTGAGGCAGAGGTGGTGATGGCCCTGGGGGCGGAAAACATGAGCCAGGCCCCTTACCAGGTGCACGGTGCCCGCTGGGGGTTGCGCCTCCGCCATGGCGTGTTTTCCGATGCCCTCTGGGAGGGCCTGACGGACGGTTACACGGGCCTGCTCATGGGGGAAACCGCGGAGAACCTGGTGGACCAGTTCGGGTTCACCCGCCGGCAACTGGACGAGGTGGCCCTGGCCAGCCATCAGAAGGCGTTCCGCGCTCAGCGCATGGGTAAGTTCAAGGAGGAGATCGTGCCCGTTGAGGTGCCCCCCCGGCGCCCGGGCGACCAGCCCGAGGTGGTCGCGCAGGATGAAGGCCCGCAGGCCGGTCTCTCTTTGGAGCGCCTGGCCATGGCGCCCGCCGTGTTCCGCAAAGGGGGGTCGGTTACACCGGGTAACTCCTGTCCCATGAACGACGCCGCCGCCGGGGTCCTGTTGATGTCCGAGAAAAAGGCGGGCGAACTGGGACTGGAACCCCTGGCCTGGGTGAAGTCATGGGGATTCGCCGGTGTGGATCCCAGGATCATGGGGATCGGGCCGGTGCCAGCCACGAGGAAGGCCCTGGCACGGGCCGGGCTGGAGCTGGGCGACATCGAACTCATCGAGATCAACGAGGCGTTCGCAGCCCAGTACCTGGCCTGCCGCGAGATGCTGGGCTTCTCCGACGAGATCGCCAACGTCAACGGGGGAGGGCTGGCCCTGGGTCACCCCATCGGAGCCACAGGCCTGCGCCTCATCAACACCCTGGTGTACGAGATGCGCCGGCGCGGTGCGCGCTACGGCCTGGCCACCATGTGCGTGGGCGGTGGCCAGGGCGGGGCCGTAATCGTGGAACGCCGCGCTTAG
- a CDS encoding long-chain fatty acid--CoA ligase, whose protein sequence is MAVERIPQQETDPEELKTRPWARNYPEGVRQHIDYPLIPITGLLDEAVRTHPDNTAMIFMGARTTYRQLGDRVARMAAFLSRLGVKKGDRVCVMLPNVPQFVVSYYGVLRAGGTVAAANPMYVERELEYLLNDSGAKVMIALDLFYPRVKKVREKVHLEHLIVTSVADALKFPLNFLYPIKARREGHAVRVDWGPTVHRWRDAMAAPPRPPTVEIDPRRDVAVLQYTGGTTGIPKAAMLSHYNMVVNALQTAEWVPTSERGTERCLTVLPLFHSYGMTTAMNFPVAGAHTMILLPRWVTRDVLETIQKTRPTLFPGAPTMYVAINNFPEVKQYDLSSIKACISGSAPLPVEVQERFEALTGGKLVEGYGLSESSPVTHCNPVYGMRKVGSIGLPLPDTDCCIFDLETGERQLPAGETGELAIRGPQVMLGYWKRPEETRAALKDGWLRTGDVARMDEEGFFYIVDRKKDLIIAGGYNIYPREVEEVLYTHPKVKEAAVIGVPDPYRGETVKAFIVLKEGEQATEEEIISFCRQHMAAYKVPRLVEFRTELPKTIVGKVLRRLLAEEEKQKQKRQPEG, encoded by the coding sequence GTGGCGGTAGAGCGTATTCCCCAGCAGGAAACGGATCCCGAGGAACTGAAGACGCGCCCGTGGGCCCGCAACTACCCGGAAGGGGTCAGGCAGCACATTGATTACCCCCTCATTCCCATCACCGGCTTGCTGGATGAGGCGGTGCGCACTCATCCCGACAACACGGCTATGATCTTCATGGGGGCCCGCACGACGTACCGGCAACTGGGTGACCGGGTGGCCCGGATGGCGGCGTTCCTGTCGCGACTGGGGGTCAAGAAGGGTGACCGGGTATGCGTTATGCTGCCCAATGTCCCCCAGTTCGTGGTGTCGTACTACGGTGTGTTGCGTGCGGGGGGCACGGTAGCGGCAGCCAACCCCATGTACGTGGAGCGGGAGCTGGAGTACCTGCTCAACGACTCCGGGGCGAAAGTGATGATAGCCCTGGACCTGTTCTACCCGCGGGTGAAAAAGGTGCGGGAGAAGGTGCACCTGGAGCACCTCATCGTCACCAGCGTAGCCGACGCCCTCAAGTTTCCCCTCAATTTTCTGTACCCCATCAAGGCCAGGCGAGAGGGGCACGCTGTCCGCGTCGACTGGGGACCCACCGTCCACCGGTGGCGGGATGCCATGGCGGCGCCACCGCGTCCGCCCACGGTAGAAATCGATCCCCGCCGGGACGTGGCTGTGTTGCAGTACACCGGGGGGACGACGGGCATCCCCAAGGCGGCCATGCTCAGCCATTACAACATGGTGGTAAACGCCCTGCAGACGGCGGAGTGGGTTCCCACCTCGGAGCGGGGGACGGAACGCTGCCTGACCGTGTTGCCCCTGTTCCACTCCTACGGGATGACCACGGCCATGAACTTCCCCGTCGCGGGGGCCCACACCATGATCCTGCTGCCCAGGTGGGTCACCAGGGACGTTCTGGAGACCATCCAGAAGACGCGGCCCACCCTGTTCCCGGGCGCCCCCACCATGTACGTGGCCATCAACAACTTCCCCGAGGTCAAGCAGTACGACCTGAGTTCAATCAAAGCCTGCATCTCGGGTTCAGCTCCCCTGCCCGTCGAAGTGCAGGAGAGATTCGAGGCCCTGACGGGCGGAAAGCTGGTGGAGGGGTACGGCCTGTCGGAAAGCTCGCCGGTCACCCACTGCAATCCCGTTTACGGCATGCGCAAGGTGGGCAGCATCGGGCTTCCCTTGCCGGACACGGACTGCTGCATCTTCGATCTGGAAACCGGCGAGCGCCAGTTACCGGCGGGTGAGACGGGGGAACTGGCCATCCGCGGCCCCCAGGTCATGCTGGGTTACTGGAAACGTCCCGAGGAAACCAGGGCCGCGCTGAAGGACGGGTGGCTGCGCACGGGGGACGTGGCCCGCATGGACGAGGAAGGTTTCTTTTACATCGTGGACCGCAAGAAGGACCTCATCATAGCCGGTGGCTACAACATCTACCCCCGTGAGGTGGAGGAGGTCCTGTATACCCACCCCAAGGTCAAAGAAGCAGCCGTTATCGGAGTACCCGATCCCTACCGCGGGGAAACCGTGAAGGCTTTCATCGTGCTCAAGGAAGGCGAGCAGGCCACCGAAGAAGAGATCATCAGCTTCTGCCGGCAGCACATGGCGGCGTATAAGGTCCCGCGGCTGGTGGAGTTCCGCACGGAACTGCCCAAGACCATCGTGGGTAAGGTGCTGCGTCGGCTGCTGGCGGAGGAAGAGAAGCAGAAGCAAAAGAGGCAGCCCGAGGGCTGA
- a CDS encoding 4Fe-4S binding protein, whose product MPEIEVIVARCTGCGECVASCPFGAIEVVERVAVIAESCTGCGACVPSCPEGALAQPGAESRPSLGGRRAVWVYLPEGRDPTGILGVARALADEGDYQVAAVVRSNSFDSQALFSRGADQVLVLDGEGAGFRLLARAATHENPVAILALADPDGEADVARTAVLLEAGFASRAEALEWAPGHQFLRAVRALAQGRFRQTVAPVRQPLVVTLAPWGARSSFQDRSRAGSVRHLEVGAVTPAREEVLERVVLGKAVAPDRARVVLGVGVELGSPEAVAEVVDLARRWGAAVGAEKEAVEAGLAPAEWLLEATGPIAPALYVGVGVKGSPAHNAAVQKSQLVVAVTAEEDNALVQIADYVVRFPPREVVRALLGM is encoded by the coding sequence ATGCCGGAGATAGAGGTCATCGTTGCCAGGTGCACCGGCTGTGGGGAGTGTGTGGCCTCCTGCCCGTTTGGGGCCATCGAGGTGGTCGAGAGGGTGGCCGTTATCGCGGAAAGCTGCACCGGATGCGGTGCCTGTGTCCCCTCCTGTCCGGAAGGGGCCCTGGCGCAGCCGGGGGCGGAAAGCCGGCCTTCGTTGGGGGGGCGCAGGGCGGTGTGGGTGTACCTTCCCGAGGGCCGGGATCCCACGGGTATCCTGGGAGTGGCGCGGGCGCTGGCCGATGAAGGGGATTACCAGGTGGCGGCGGTGGTCCGCAGCAACAGCTTCGATAGCCAGGCCCTGTTCTCCCGGGGCGCGGACCAGGTGCTTGTCCTGGACGGAGAGGGCGCCGGGTTTCGGTTGCTGGCCCGGGCGGCCACCCATGAGAATCCAGTTGCCATCCTGGCTCTGGCCGATCCGGACGGGGAGGCGGACGTGGCCCGCACCGCCGTCCTGCTGGAGGCTGGTTTTGCTTCCCGGGCGGAAGCGCTGGAATGGGCGCCCGGGCACCAGTTCCTGCGGGCGGTGCGCGCGCTGGCGCAGGGGAGGTTCAGGCAGACGGTGGCGCCCGTCCGCCAGCCGCTAGTGGTCACCCTGGCGCCCTGGGGAGCGCGTTCCAGCTTCCAGGACCGGAGCCGGGCCGGTAGCGTGCGTCACCTGGAGGTAGGGGCGGTGACCCCGGCGCGAGAGGAGGTCCTGGAGAGGGTGGTCCTGGGGAAGGCGGTTGCCCCGGACCGCGCCCGGGTGGTGCTGGGGGTAGGGGTGGAATTGGGATCACCGGAAGCGGTGGCGGAAGTGGTGGATCTGGCGCGGCGATGGGGGGCAGCTGTGGGAGCGGAGAAGGAGGCGGTGGAAGCCGGCCTGGCTCCGGCGGAGTGGCTCCTGGAGGCTACGGGGCCGATCGCGCCCGCCCTCTACGTGGGCGTGGGAGTCAAGGGTTCACCTGCCCACAACGCGGCGGTGCAGAAGAGCCAACTCGTGGTGGCGGTGACGGCGGAGGAAGACAACGCTCTCGTTCAAATAGCGGATTACGTGGTCCGTTTCCCGCCGCGGGAGGTAGTGCGAGCGCTGCTGGGTATGTGA
- a CDS encoding acyl-CoA dehydrogenase family protein, which produces MDFNLPQELEILRKMVRDFVNDRLQPIADKVEEDDEIPPEIIREMAELGFFGLPFPEEYGGGGMGELGMCVLLEELGGTNAAFSNVLAPHVELAGMSILLGGTEEQKKKYLPPMCAGEKIGCFALTEPNAGSDAANLATRAERRGDKYIINGSKIWITNGNIADIIIVYAVTDPALRARGGITAFIVEKNFPGFRVGKVDRKMGLRGSHTAELIFENLEVPAENVLGEVGMGFVTAMKALDMGRIGLAAGAVGAAQKLLEMSIQWANTRVQFGRPIAENQAIQWMLVDMAIGIHAGRLMTYHAAWKVDQGLRVSREAAMVKTFCSELANRAADMAVQIHGGIGYMKEYPLERAYRDARILKIYEGTNEIQRMVIARDLLKAGK; this is translated from the coding sequence TTGGACTTCAACCTGCCTCAGGAACTGGAGATCCTGCGGAAGATGGTGCGGGACTTCGTCAACGATCGCCTGCAGCCCATCGCCGACAAGGTGGAAGAGGACGACGAGATCCCGCCCGAGATCATCAGAGAAATGGCCGAGCTTGGCTTCTTCGGCCTCCCGTTCCCCGAGGAATACGGCGGGGGCGGCATGGGCGAACTGGGCATGTGCGTGTTGCTGGAAGAGTTGGGGGGCACCAATGCTGCCTTCTCCAACGTGCTGGCGCCCCACGTGGAACTGGCCGGGATGTCCATCCTGCTGGGCGGCACGGAGGAGCAAAAGAAGAAGTACCTGCCCCCCATGTGTGCGGGGGAGAAGATCGGCTGCTTTGCCCTCACCGAGCCCAACGCCGGCTCCGATGCGGCAAACCTGGCCACGCGGGCCGAGCGCAGGGGCGACAAGTACATCATCAACGGCAGCAAGATCTGGATCACCAACGGCAACATCGCGGACATCATCATCGTTTACGCCGTTACCGATCCTGCCCTCCGCGCGCGCGGCGGGATCACCGCCTTCATAGTGGAGAAGAACTTCCCCGGGTTCAGGGTGGGCAAGGTCGACCGCAAGATGGGCCTGCGCGGCTCCCACACCGCGGAGCTGATATTCGAGAACCTGGAGGTACCGGCGGAAAACGTCCTGGGCGAGGTGGGCATGGGCTTCGTCACGGCCATGAAAGCCCTGGATATGGGCCGGATAGGCCTGGCTGCCGGAGCGGTGGGGGCGGCCCAGAAACTGCTCGAGATGAGTATTCAGTGGGCCAACACCCGGGTGCAGTTCGGGCGGCCCATCGCCGAAAACCAGGCCATCCAGTGGATGCTGGTGGACATGGCCATCGGCATTCATGCCGGGCGACTAATGACGTACCACGCCGCCTGGAAGGTGGACCAGGGCCTGCGCGTTTCCCGAGAGGCAGCCATGGTGAAGACATTCTGCTCGGAGCTGGCGAACAGGGCGGCCGACATGGCCGTGCAGATCCACGGCGGGATCGGATACATGAAGGAATACCCCCTGGAACGGGCTTACCGTGACGCCCGCATCCTCAAAATTTACGAAGGCACCAACGAGATCCAGCGGATGGTGATCGCCAGGGATCTCTTGAAGGCGGGGAAGTGA